One genomic segment of Pristiophorus japonicus isolate sPriJap1 chromosome 8, sPriJap1.hap1, whole genome shotgun sequence includes these proteins:
- the gng5 gene encoding guanine nucleotide-binding protein G(I)/G(S)/G(O) subunit gamma-5 — protein sequence MSATSNVATMRKVVQQLRCEVGIKRLKVSQAATDLKQFCLQNAQQDPLLTGIHPNTNPFRPAKPCLLL from the exons ATGTCGGCGACCTCCAACGTCGCCACCATGAGGAAAGTGGTGCAGCAGCTCCGCTGTGAGGTCGGAATTAAGAGGTTGAAG GTGTCTCAAGCAGCTACAGATCTGAAGCAGTTCTGCCTGCAGAATGCACAACAGGATCCTTTACTGACGGGAATACATCCAAATACTAATCCTTTCAGGCCAGCTAAACCCTGTTTGCTATTGTAG